In the genome of Flexistipes sinusarabici DSM 4947, one region contains:
- a CDS encoding ABC transporter permease, with protein MKNVRMFLRLIIHAIRERKSRTLIIFSAISVGIGIISALSSVYYDINTKMAKELRAYGANISVKAAEGDKFSIGKIDNIKKILGEESVVGVRPDLYGVADVKSNNSVLKSKMPVVVVGTWFGLIDEVNPYWEVNGSIPVEEGTGEAVLGETVAEKLNYGIGDKIKLTSGKLSKEFIVGAVIKTGGDPDNRIFLDIEEAWKIFGNKGYVNTARLSVITAKKNPESLMASVNKNVSGIEAGSIKRIASSEGKILSKIKSVMYLVVLVILASTVLCVSTTMMTIIAERKKEIALKKALGASNMIVISEFLTEALVLGLTGGIAGYIFGYLCAQLIGQSVFDSYISFRIVVVFATVMLSAVVAGASAMFPLKRVINVDPSVVLKGE; from the coding sequence ATGAAGAATGTCCGAATGTTTTTACGATTGATTATACACGCTATCAGAGAAAGGAAATCGAGGACTTTAATAATTTTCTCCGCCATTTCTGTAGGTATCGGAATAATATCGGCCTTGTCCAGTGTTTATTATGACATAAACACCAAAATGGCAAAAGAGCTTAGGGCTTACGGCGCAAACATATCTGTTAAAGCGGCAGAGGGGGACAAATTCAGTATTGGAAAAATTGACAATATCAAAAAAATCCTCGGAGAGGAATCTGTCGTCGGTGTAAGACCTGATTTATACGGCGTAGCAGATGTAAAATCCAACAACTCCGTTCTTAAAAGTAAGATGCCCGTGGTTGTGGTGGGGACATGGTTTGGTCTTATAGATGAAGTAAACCCTTACTGGGAGGTCAATGGCTCAATACCTGTTGAAGAAGGCACGGGTGAGGCTGTTTTGGGAGAAACTGTGGCTGAGAAGCTGAATTACGGAATCGGGGATAAAATAAAATTAACTTCCGGCAAGCTGTCAAAAGAGTTTATCGTTGGTGCAGTTATAAAAACGGGAGGGGACCCTGATAACAGGATATTTCTGGATATTGAAGAAGCATGGAAAATTTTCGGAAACAAAGGCTATGTTAATACGGCAAGACTGAGTGTTATTACTGCCAAAAAGAATCCGGAGTCTCTTATGGCTTCCGTTAACAAAAATGTTTCGGGAATTGAAGCCGGTTCCATTAAACGGATAGCCAGCTCTGAGGGGAAAATTCTGAGTAAAATAAAATCTGTTATGTATCTTGTTGTACTTGTCATACTTGCATCCACGGTACTGTGTGTTTCCACAACTATGATGACTATTATTGCAGAGAGGAAGAAGGAGATAGCGCTTAAAAAAGCACTAGGGGCATCGAATATGATCGTTATCAGTGAATTTTTGACGGAAGCCCTTGTTTTAGGGCTCACCGGTGGTATAGCAGGGTATATATTTGGATATCTCTGTGCCCAGTTAATCGGTCAGAGTGTTTTTGACTCCTATATATCATTCAGGATAGTGGTTGTTTTTGCGACCGTTATGTTATCAGCGGTGGTGGCAGGTGCGTCAGCAATGTTCCCGCTTAAAAGGGTTATAAACGTTGACCCGTCCGTTGTTTTGAAAGGAGAATAA
- a CDS encoding sensor histidine kinase has translation MNNSENLLFYITYLFYGLAFFTLAVSIFSKNLKISKLYLAKILWLMGLFGLSHAVHEWLELYLKIAGDPAGISKLLKLFQISNLSLSYLLILFFGIFLLKHLYPKIKKIVNVVAVAVPVFVIILIVVYINKNFPSSFYEILDYVVRNFLGFPSGLIAGFAIIVYAASLNSISSKGSKNFYFSGLWLILYAVSTGLIPTDMHVTFFSVNIIIVRALTAFGLLFFLIKALRTFDIEQYNIIEKQISSIAEAEKMASLGKLAAGIAHEVNTPLTKASLNIELMKNNLEKDNYKDHTLYRRIDNIEKNIDKASRIAKELLYFSRTQDEEFQRVPMKEVVENALSLLQSNMSKVEVKISIRADLYIDCIPWKIEEVFVNNIMNSLEAIEYKGWIKITAQKVHGETKVFFEDSGEGISDEIAGKLFEPFFTTKKPGKGTGLGLYICYDIMQKHNGEIKVEKRMDKNIIVLVFPEN, from the coding sequence ATGAACAATTCTGAAAATTTATTGTTTTACATCACTTACCTGTTTTACGGGTTAGCTTTTTTTACACTTGCGGTTTCAATCTTTTCAAAAAATCTTAAGATAAGTAAGCTTTATCTTGCCAAGATATTGTGGCTGATGGGATTATTTGGATTAAGCCATGCTGTGCATGAATGGCTGGAACTTTATCTTAAAATCGCAGGAGATCCTGCGGGAATCAGTAAACTCTTGAAATTATTCCAAATTTCAAATTTGTCTCTTTCCTATTTATTAATCCTATTTTTTGGAATCTTTTTATTAAAACATCTTTATCCAAAAATAAAAAAAATTGTTAACGTCGTTGCTGTAGCTGTTCCAGTATTTGTTATAATTTTAATAGTTGTATATATTAATAAAAATTTTCCATCCTCTTTTTATGAAATACTGGATTATGTTGTGAGAAATTTTTTAGGTTTTCCCAGCGGTCTTATTGCAGGCTTTGCCATTATAGTCTATGCTGCAAGTTTAAATAGCATTAGTTCAAAAGGAAGTAAAAATTTTTATTTCTCAGGCTTATGGCTTATTCTATATGCAGTTTCCACTGGACTTATTCCTACCGACATGCATGTAACTTTTTTCTCAGTAAATATTATCATAGTTCGAGCATTAACAGCTTTCGGTCTGTTGTTTTTTCTTATTAAAGCACTCAGAACATTCGATATTGAGCAGTACAATATTATTGAAAAACAGATAAGCTCGATAGCTGAAGCAGAAAAAATGGCATCACTGGGTAAACTTGCAGCGGGTATTGCCCATGAAGTTAATACTCCTCTGACAAAAGCCTCCCTTAATATTGAGCTGATGAAAAATAATCTTGAGAAAGACAATTACAAAGATCATACGCTTTACAGAAGAATAGATAATATAGAAAAAAATATCGACAAAGCTTCAAGGATTGCCAAAGAACTTTTGTACTTTTCAAGAACCCAGGATGAAGAATTTCAAAGAGTTCCCATGAAGGAAGTTGTTGAAAATGCTTTAAGCCTTTTACAATCGAACATGTCAAAGGTGGAAGTGAAAATTTCAATAAGAGCAGATTTATATATTGATTGCATCCCCTGGAAAATCGAAGAGGTGTTCGTAAACAATATAATGAATTCACTTGAAGCTATCGAATATAAAGGATGGATAAAAATTACCGCTCAAAAGGTTCATGGAGAAACGAAAGTATTTTTTGAAGACAGCGGAGAGGGAATATCGGATGAAATTGCCGGGAAATTATTCGAGCCTTTTTTTACCACCAAAAAGCCGGGCAAGGGAACGGGGTTAGGTCTTTACATATGTTATGATATTATGCAGAAGCACAATGGAGAAATAAAAGTTGAAAAAAGGATGGATAAAAATATAATTGTTTTAGTATTTCCGGAGAATTAA
- a CDS encoding ABC transporter ATP-binding protein, which yields MGLIKLENVSKIYNDRVKALDNVSLEIMKGDWVSIMGPSGSGKSTMLNIVGCMDTPTKGVVQIDGIDITNLNKKDLTAIRRDKIGLIFQQFHLVPYLTAVENVMLAQYYHSISDEDEALQALAKVGLQDRTEHFPSQLSGGEQQRVCIARALINYPKLILADEPTGNLDEENENMVMDLLSSLHKQGHTIVVVTHDLNVCKRAEREINMQHGKILGEMECEMVCKTG from the coding sequence ATGGGTCTTATAAAACTGGAGAATGTATCGAAAATTTATAACGACAGGGTGAAAGCCCTGGATAATGTCAGTCTGGAGATAATGAAGGGCGACTGGGTGTCTATTATGGGTCCTTCGGGCTCCGGCAAAAGTACTATGTTAAATATTGTCGGATGTATGGATACGCCGACGAAAGGGGTGGTTCAAATAGACGGAATCGATATTACAAATCTTAACAAAAAAGATTTGACGGCAATCCGAAGGGACAAGATCGGACTGATTTTCCAGCAGTTTCATCTTGTCCCTTATCTTACAGCCGTTGAAAATGTAATGCTTGCCCAATATTACCATAGTATTTCTGATGAAGATGAAGCTTTGCAGGCGCTGGCAAAAGTGGGTCTGCAGGACAGAACCGAACACTTTCCGTCGCAGCTTTCCGGCGGAGAGCAGCAGAGGGTATGTATAGCGAGAGCTCTTATAAATTACCCAAAACTGATTTTAGCTGATGAGCCCACCGGCAATCTCGATGAGGAAAATGAAAATATGGTGATGGATTTGCTAAGTTCTCTTCACAAGCAGGGTCATACGATTGTTGTAGTAACCCATGATTTAAATGTGTGCAAGAGGGCTGAAAGGGAGATAAACATGCAGCATGGCAAAATATTGGGCGAAATGGAGTGTGAAATGGTGTGCAAAACCGGATAA
- a CDS encoding response regulator: protein MKKILIVDDDEELLEYLKEAVELEDIGVSCTNSPYKALDLIHSSRYDLVLLDYMMPDMDGIDLCSKIREKSPGIKIILMTAFATVDNAVKAMKKGADDYISKPFKINELINILKINLEKLEFSKCFDNSEMDEVFGVLSNSIRRKIMFILKEAGSMKFMDINKKLGIEDHTKTNFHLKQLRKTNFIEQSAEKNYFLTAKGKRFLNCIESFSK, encoded by the coding sequence TTGAAAAAGATACTTATCGTTGATGATGATGAAGAGCTTTTGGAATATTTGAAAGAAGCTGTTGAGCTTGAGGATATAGGTGTTTCATGCACCAATTCTCCTTATAAAGCTCTGGATCTGATTCATAGTTCAAGATATGACCTTGTTTTGCTTGACTACATGATGCCTGATATGGACGGTATAGACCTGTGCTCAAAAATCAGAGAAAAATCACCCGGTATAAAAATTATTTTAATGACAGCTTTTGCCACAGTGGATAATGCTGTCAAAGCGATGAAAAAAGGTGCGGATGACTATATTTCCAAGCCTTTTAAAATAAATGAGTTGATTAATATTCTTAAAATTAATCTTGAAAAACTGGAATTTTCCAAATGTTTTGATAATTCTGAGATGGATGAAGTCTTCGGTGTTCTTTCAAATTCTATAAGAAGAAAGATTATGTTTATTCTTAAAGAGGCCGGCAGCATGAAATTTATGGATATTAATAAAAAACTGGGCATTGAAGATCATACAAAAACAAACTTTCATTTAAAACAACTAAGAAAAACGAACTTTATAGAACAATCAGCTGAAAAAAATTATTTTTTAACCGCCAAAGGTAAACGTTTTTTAAACTGTATTGAATCGTTTTCCAAATGA
- a CDS encoding ethylbenzene dehydrogenase-related protein, whose amino-acid sequence MRKFLFSFIAVFAMMFGVFSVSFAADTMVAEKVDSPPVLDGQVDNMWMEVQPLIVKTVVADYDAGNDHYKDKWWDAYEGEEKTVKLRSVYTDDKIYFLFQWNDQEDSRDRQSWYYNKKESKWMQKPKYVPDANGLPPAYEDKFTMFWNISIENFESNGCSTLCHGVKMRTNNDGETADIWHWKRDRGGPVGIIDDKWLNNDENGRHGDPGKSTYSYNVQELEHEGKTVKAPKYWIPGREDYHCILKSEIENGTAKKIVKMDKYGNLVDEAGNTLSTGDFYFGSPRVIPSLAPVRMGEGSRADIREAHNFEDGMWTLEIVRARNTGDEEHDVQFTETGKPYLFSLAIMDNEAIAHSTPGGLLGTAYKLILK is encoded by the coding sequence ATGAGAAAATTTTTATTTTCGTTCATTGCTGTATTCGCAATGATGTTTGGTGTTTTTTCAGTAAGTTTTGCTGCCGATACGATGGTGGCAGAGAAGGTTGATTCGCCGCCGGTGTTAGACGGTCAGGTGGATAATATGTGGATGGAAGTACAACCTTTGATTGTTAAAACCGTGGTGGCTGACTATGATGCAGGCAATGACCACTACAAGGACAAATGGTGGGATGCATATGAAGGAGAAGAAAAAACAGTAAAGCTTCGTTCAGTTTATACTGACGATAAAATCTACTTCCTGTTCCAGTGGAATGACCAGGAAGACAGCCGCGACAGACAGTCCTGGTATTACAACAAAAAAGAAAGTAAATGGATGCAGAAGCCCAAATATGTTCCGGATGCTAACGGCTTGCCGCCTGCATACGAAGATAAGTTTACAATGTTCTGGAATATTTCCATTGAAAATTTTGAGTCAAATGGCTGCTCAACACTTTGCCACGGCGTAAAAATGAGAACTAATAATGACGGGGAAACAGCCGATATATGGCACTGGAAGAGAGACAGGGGCGGACCTGTCGGCATTATTGATGACAAATGGCTGAATAACGATGAAAACGGCAGACATGGCGATCCCGGCAAAAGTACCTATTCTTACAATGTTCAGGAACTTGAGCATGAAGGCAAAACTGTGAAAGCACCTAAATATTGGATACCAGGCAGAGAAGATTATCACTGTATTCTTAAGTCTGAAATTGAAAACGGGACAGCAAAGAAAATAGTCAAAATGGATAAATACGGCAATCTTGTGGACGAAGCAGGGAACACTCTCAGTACAGGGGATTTCTATTTTGGCAGCCCAAGGGTGATTCCGAGTCTTGCCCCGGTAAGAATGGGTGAAGGTAGTCGTGCAGACATTAGAGAAGCTCATAACTTCGAAGACGGAATGTGGACTCTTGAAATAGTAAGAGCCAGAAACACAGGGGATGAAGAGCATGATGTACAGTTTACCGAAACTGGCAAACCTTACCTGTTTTCATTAGCAATAATGGATAATGAAGCGATAGCCCATTCAACACCGGGCGGGCTCTTGGGAACAGCCTATAAACTTATTCTGAAATAA
- a CDS encoding iron transporter, with protein sequence MSIKKTFLTLAVAAFAVMVSYSNSYAFKEYPAGEPKEVNKMEVAAVYFQAAEMEPAGKSGLSAAEADIHLEADVTALMKNPYGFPFGSFVPYLKIEYKLENLDNGKTQEGTFMPMVASDGPHYGANVKMMGLGNYKLTYFIYSPEKQGLVLHADKTTGVDKTRFWKKPIVLEWDFTYTGKF encoded by the coding sequence ATGAGCATCAAAAAAACATTTTTAACATTAGCTGTTGCAGCATTTGCTGTAATGGTGAGTTACTCAAACTCATATGCTTTCAAGGAATACCCGGCTGGTGAGCCTAAAGAGGTAAACAAAATGGAAGTTGCCGCTGTATATTTTCAGGCGGCTGAGATGGAACCGGCGGGTAAATCAGGATTATCAGCGGCAGAGGCGGATATCCACCTTGAAGCAGATGTCACCGCACTGATGAAAAATCCATACGGTTTTCCTTTCGGTTCCTTTGTCCCTTATCTGAAAATTGAGTATAAATTGGAAAATCTGGACAATGGAAAAACACAGGAAGGTACATTTATGCCGATGGTAGCAAGTGACGGCCCTCATTACGGAGCCAATGTCAAGATGATGGGCTTAGGCAATTATAAGCTGACTTATTTCATATATTCACCTGAAAAGCAGGGGCTTGTGTTGCATGCAGATAAAACCACAGGGGTGGATAAGACACGCTTTTGGAAAAAGCCGATTGTTCTTGAGTGGGATTTTACTTACACAGGTAAGTTCTAA
- a CDS encoding ABC transporter permease — protein MFLRLIKRTFTKGFKSKIFAVAAIMLGTSMATAMLGISMDIGDKMNRELKSYGSNIIVKPESAYIPAEINGVEIGGKKGSRKFLTEEDALKIKMIFWRHNIVDLAPYLKVQAEVKGEKTAVNGTWFDDEKRIPTGEKYKLGIKDLKSWWEIKGEWIQSGKNKNLAMVGEEFASENNIVKGDLIQLKFKKDGKDIVKKVKVKGIISSGDEAEYQIFVPLKFLQTALNMGNKIEKIEVSALTSPVNDLARKAGNNPESLTAEEFETWYCTAYANSIAYQVEEVIPGAVAEQVRQISESESKILGKINLLMVLVTVAALISSSLGISSIMTTKVLERKQEIGLMKAIGAEDTNIVMFFLAEIVIFAFAGGFFGFFLGSAFANIIGIKVFGIPVAIKLLMAPFVIILAVIVALVGSISPLKIVLKLDPAEVLHG, from the coding sequence ATGTTTCTGAGACTTATTAAACGTACTTTTACAAAAGGTTTTAAATCAAAGATATTTGCAGTTGCCGCCATTATGCTCGGCACTTCCATGGCTACAGCAATGCTGGGTATATCGATGGATATCGGTGACAAAATGAACAGGGAGTTAAAGTCATACGGCTCAAATATCATTGTAAAACCTGAATCGGCATACATTCCTGCTGAAATTAACGGTGTGGAAATAGGAGGGAAAAAAGGCAGCAGAAAATTTTTAACAGAAGAGGACGCTTTGAAAATAAAAATGATTTTCTGGCGTCACAACATTGTGGATTTGGCCCCTTATCTCAAAGTGCAGGCTGAGGTTAAAGGGGAGAAAACTGCTGTTAATGGCACCTGGTTTGACGATGAAAAAAGGATTCCTACAGGGGAAAAATACAAGCTGGGGATTAAAGATTTAAAGTCGTGGTGGGAAATAAAGGGTGAATGGATACAAAGCGGTAAGAATAAGAATCTCGCTATGGTGGGAGAGGAATTTGCATCTGAAAACAATATCGTTAAAGGAGATTTGATACAACTTAAATTTAAAAAAGACGGTAAAGACATAGTAAAAAAAGTGAAAGTCAAGGGTATTATCAGCAGCGGTGATGAAGCGGAATATCAAATCTTTGTCCCCTTAAAATTTCTGCAAACTGCTCTGAATATGGGGAATAAAATTGAAAAGATTGAAGTGAGTGCTCTGACTTCGCCGGTTAACGACTTAGCCCGAAAAGCGGGCAATAATCCTGAGAGCTTGACAGCAGAGGAGTTTGAAACGTGGTACTGCACGGCATATGCTAATTCTATAGCTTATCAGGTAGAGGAAGTTATTCCGGGTGCGGTGGCAGAACAGGTGCGGCAGATTTCAGAGTCAGAAAGCAAAATACTTGGTAAAATAAATCTTCTCATGGTTCTTGTTACAGTTGCTGCCCTGATAAGTTCTTCACTCGGAATTTCCAGCATTATGACGACAAAAGTTCTGGAGAGAAAGCAGGAAATAGGGCTGATGAAGGCAATAGGTGCGGAGGATACGAATATTGTGATGTTCTTTCTGGCTGAGATAGTCATTTTTGCCTTCGCAGGTGGGTTCTTTGGATTCTTTTTGGGAAGTGCGTTTGCCAATATTATAGGGATAAAAGTTTTCGGTATCCCTGTTGCTATAAAACTGTTAATGGCGCCATTTGTTATCATACTGGCTGTTATTGTCGCTCTGGTGGGAAGTATATCCCCATTGAAAATAGTTTTAAAGCTGGATCCGGCTGAAGTTTTGCACGGATAG
- a CDS encoding DUF2318 domain-containing protein encodes MIKGMALTILSGLDAVILIGFLVGYLKHTKIKNAGKAVFYALTAGLLFSFSLVYTLKHLSIEKETEVFFTFTGFLLTVIIILWAVYQKYGVSENGQTNDNFIQKVLIFAYCLYLGVLYETHIFRVPSKISLDTMQTAGFDTKQFLIYCGVITGILLLILFLFALINFLRRSPNDLSRRLLLTVNFIYLGKLFIMAVYGLIFVGILPSTSSLISGVAPFYNNIGLFSYFFLFATGAILILNLFIKTGDHIGYEGLNRAEIRKIKARKKKRVFWIKFPATLAGVFILILSANYISMNRTVSLVPAVPLKPVDGVFEIAKEKVNDGKLHRFSYETKEDVIIKFFIIRKTEDAYGVVYDACDICGAAGYYQQGNNVICRRCDVLMNKATIGFPGGCNPIPINFSIKNGKIYITKEELLKKEDIFKR; translated from the coding sequence ATGATTAAAGGAATGGCACTGACTATTTTATCCGGGCTGGATGCAGTAATTCTTATCGGATTTTTGGTTGGTTATTTAAAACATACTAAAATAAAAAATGCCGGGAAAGCAGTTTTCTACGCTCTAACAGCTGGTTTACTGTTCAGTTTTTCTCTCGTTTATACATTAAAGCATTTAAGTATTGAAAAAGAGACAGAAGTCTTTTTTACTTTTACCGGATTTCTGTTGACGGTAATAATAATATTATGGGCTGTTTATCAGAAATACGGTGTAAGTGAAAATGGGCAAACAAATGATAATTTTATTCAGAAAGTTTTAATATTTGCTTACTGCCTTTATCTTGGGGTGTTATACGAAACCCACATATTCAGAGTTCCTTCAAAAATTTCTTTAGATACAATGCAGACAGCCGGATTTGATACCAAACAGTTTCTTATATACTGCGGAGTGATCACGGGCATTCTGCTGCTAATATTGTTTTTGTTTGCACTTATCAATTTTCTTCGGAGATCACCAAATGATCTGAGCAGGCGCTTATTGCTTACTGTAAATTTTATATATCTTGGCAAGCTTTTCATAATGGCTGTATACGGTTTGATTTTTGTTGGGATTCTCCCTTCAACCTCTTCTCTTATCAGTGGAGTTGCTCCTTTTTACAATAATATTGGTCTGTTTTCATACTTTTTTCTATTTGCCACGGGAGCGATTTTAATTTTGAATTTGTTTATAAAAACAGGTGATCATATTGGTTATGAAGGCCTGAACAGAGCTGAAATCCGTAAAATCAAGGCACGGAAAAAGAAGAGAGTTTTCTGGATAAAATTTCCGGCAACTCTGGCAGGTGTTTTTATTTTAATACTTTCTGCGAATTACATTTCCATGAACCGCACTGTCAGCTTAGTCCCGGCAGTACCTTTAAAGCCTGTGGATGGCGTATTTGAAATAGCTAAAGAAAAAGTTAATGACGGAAAACTGCATAGATTTTCCTATGAAACGAAGGAAGATGTTATCATTAAATTTTTTATAATAAGAAAAACTGAAGATGCATACGGGGTAGTTTATGATGCCTGTGATATATGCGGTGCTGCAGGTTATTATCAGCAGGGAAACAATGTAATCTGCAGACGTTGTGATGTGCTTATGAACAAAGCAACAATAGGCTTTCCCGGCGGCTGTAATCCTATACCTATTAATTTTAGCATAAAAAACGGCAAAATTTATATAACGAAAGAAGAACTGCTTAAAAAAGAAGATATTTTCAAGAGGTAG